The following proteins are co-located in the Barnesiella propionica genome:
- a CDS encoding multidrug DMT transporter permease codes for MFIVESYSLAIVFCFITILCWGSWGNTQKLAAKSWRYELFYWDYVIGVFLFSILMGLTLGSHGDAGRSFISDLGQADLKNVASAVAGGFIFNASNILLSASVSLAGMAVAFPLGVGIALVLGVFINYFAQPKGDPFILFIGVLLVVIAIVLNGIAARKNNTTNKGKVNVKGIVLAVFAGILMAFFYRFVAASMDLENFCRPSSGLLTPYGAFFIFSAGILLSNFLFNTLVMKRPFEGTPVSYHDYFHGSFRTHLIGILGGCIWALGTSLSYIAAGKAGAAISYGLGQGATMVAAIWGVFVWKEFKNASKLIYTLLTAMFLLFITGLVLIIFSGGA; via the coding sequence ATGTTTATAGTAGAGAGTTATTCATTAGCCATAGTATTTTGTTTTATTACGATACTATGTTGGGGTTCATGGGGCAATACTCAGAAATTAGCAGCGAAAAGCTGGCGTTATGAATTGTTTTATTGGGATTATGTAATAGGTGTTTTCTTGTTCAGTATTTTGATGGGATTGACTTTAGGCAGTCATGGGGATGCCGGTCGCTCTTTTATATCCGATTTGGGACAGGCCGATTTGAAGAATGTTGCCAGTGCTGTGGCAGGGGGATTTATATTTAATGCCTCCAATATTTTGCTTTCAGCATCGGTTTCTCTGGCCGGTATGGCTGTTGCTTTTCCGCTGGGAGTGGGTATCGCTTTGGTTTTAGGAGTATTTATTAATTATTTCGCGCAACCGAAGGGAGATCCCTTTATCCTGTTTATAGGCGTATTGCTTGTTGTGATAGCAATTGTTCTGAATGGAATAGCAGCTCGGAAAAACAATACAACGAATAAAGGAAAAGTGAATGTTAAGGGAATTGTACTGGCTGTTTTCGCCGGTATTCTGATGGCCTTTTTTTACCGGTTTGTCGCAGCTTCGATGGATCTGGAGAACTTTTGTCGGCCCTCTTCAGGATTGTTAACCCCCTACGGAGCTTTCTTTATTTTTTCTGCAGGAATTTTATTGAGCAATTTCTTGTTTAATACGCTCGTTATGAAGAGACCTTTTGAAGGAACTCCTGTATCATATCATGACTATTTTCATGGCAGTTTCAGAACGCATCTTATAGGTATTTTAGGTGGTTGTATATGGGCTTTGGGAACTTCTTTAAGCTATATAGCCGCCGGTAAGGCCGGTGCTGCTATTTCATACGGATTAGGTCAGGGAGCAACAATGGTCGCTGCAATCTGGGGCGTATTTGTATGGAAAGAATTTAAAAATGCTTCGAAGCTGATATATACACTTTTAACAGCAATGTTCCTCCTTTTCATCACGGGCCTTGTACTCATTATCTTTTCGGGAGGGGCCTGA
- the rbsK gene encoding ribokinase has translation MNTEKIVVVGSFNIDMVVRADKLPAPGETILGNDFFMNSGGKGANQVVAVSRLGKEKPVFIAKIGNDLLGKNAMEVLRAENINTGYVFIDPEIPTGVALITVDKQGENSIVVASGANARLCIEDIDKAKDIIEKSDIVLLQLETPIETVEYVAKLAYRSGSKVILNPAPMRNIPDSLLKYLYAIVPNRIEAEMLSGITIVDSNSACAAADAISRKGVKNVIITMGGSGAFVKCDGIFLHISAEKREAIDTTAAGDTFCGAFCVGISEGLSVTDAVKMANTAAGISVTRKGAQSSIPYRKEVRI, from the coding sequence ATGAATACAGAAAAAATAGTTGTTGTAGGAAGTTTCAATATTGATATGGTTGTAAGGGCAGATAAGCTTCCGGCCCCCGGTGAAACGATTCTTGGAAATGATTTTTTTATGAATTCCGGAGGGAAGGGTGCCAATCAGGTAGTTGCTGTTTCCCGGTTAGGTAAGGAAAAACCGGTTTTCATTGCTAAGATAGGAAATGACTTGCTGGGAAAAAACGCTATGGAAGTACTTCGGGCGGAGAATATCAATACCGGTTATGTTTTCATAGATCCGGAAATCCCTACGGGTGTTGCATTGATTACTGTAGATAAACAAGGAGAAAACAGTATAGTTGTTGCTTCGGGAGCGAATGCCCGGTTGTGTATCGAAGATATAGATAAAGCTAAAGATATTATAGAAAAGTCCGATATCGTATTATTGCAATTGGAAACACCTATAGAAACTGTGGAGTATGTAGCCAAGTTAGCATATCGAAGCGGAAGTAAAGTCATTTTGAATCCTGCTCCTATGAGAAATATTCCGGATAGCTTACTAAAGTACCTCTATGCCATTGTTCCAAACAGAATTGAAGCGGAAATGCTGTCCGGTATAACAATAGTTGACAGCAATTCTGCTTGCGCCGCTGCAGATGCGATAAGTCGCAAAGGGGTAAAAAATGTGATTATAACGATGGGTGGAAGTGGTGCATTTGTAAAATGTGACGGGATATTTCTGCATATCTCTGCTGAAAAAAGAGAAGCTATTGATACGACGGCTGCAGGCGATACTTTTTGTGGCGCTTTCTGTGTTGGGATATCTGAAGGATTATCGGTTACGGACGCAGTAAAAATGGCGAATACCGCAGCAGGTATTTCTGTTACGAGAAAAGGTGCACAAAGTTCTATTCCTTACAGAAAAGAAGTACGAATTTGA
- a CDS encoding DUF6383 domain-containing protein, protein MKRNLFLLIAFIMLISQNALLAALPVTPSTDTGAGATWYRIKNLRAADGGKAAYMKAEAYNQAVIMADIDDADNFLWCFVGNETDGFQIYNKAFLENGARLISVEGGNGTAQLAPADTEWNHSWLIKDDNGLYGLLPGTATNDNYLHGTLDIGIIFYGHTATEGGCAWIFEDASQEIVVDFSALIALIEEYTIKVNNDKSNPATAEKYAEGISAFEAAIAIAQAVVDDPSSTQSNVSAALNNLKKASYQYSLALIDLPFTISTDDNMVWYKVKNVRRAAEGYLTNDGTGVITAAKEESDNQLWAFTGNNITGVNIYNKANMENGAKMIYSDGKFVVSSSSWDGAWKIDRRIDDGSFFYGICNANGSYDNDYKINDFMHGMLDGNLVFYGFGDFGSLYEFEKYGTDAVEGISANDVLVYAANGMVFVKGSDTQAKIISVSGQTDVFNADEPYTVSAKGIYIVQVEGKAYKVAVQ, encoded by the coding sequence ATGAAAAGAAATCTATTTTTACTTATTGCATTTATTATGCTCATATCCCAGAATGCACTTCTGGCTGCACTGCCTGTTACGCCAAGTACCGATACGGGTGCAGGAGCAACATGGTATCGTATAAAAAATCTACGTGCGGCAGATGGAGGCAAAGCGGCTTATATGAAGGCTGAGGCTTACAATCAGGCTGTGATAATGGCCGATATTGATGATGCGGATAATTTTCTGTGGTGTTTTGTCGGTAATGAAACTGACGGATTTCAGATTTATAATAAAGCCTTTTTGGAAAATGGCGCAAGATTAATATCTGTTGAAGGAGGTAATGGAACTGCCCAGTTGGCGCCTGCCGATACAGAATGGAATCATTCCTGGCTTATTAAAGATGATAATGGGTTGTATGGTCTTCTTCCCGGTACGGCTACAAATGATAACTACCTCCATGGTACTTTGGATATAGGCATCATATTCTATGGACATACGGCAACTGAAGGCGGTTGTGCGTGGATTTTTGAAGATGCCAGCCAGGAAATTGTAGTGGATTTTTCAGCTTTGATTGCACTTATTGAAGAGTATACCATTAAAGTAAATAATGACAAGAGCAATCCTGCAACAGCCGAAAAGTATGCCGAAGGCATAAGTGCCTTTGAGGCTGCTATTGCTATTGCACAGGCTGTCGTGGATGATCCCTCTTCTACACAGAGTAATGTAAGTGCCGCCCTGAATAATCTGAAAAAAGCCAGTTATCAATATAGTCTGGCTTTGATAGACCTGCCGTTCACTATAAGCACGGATGACAATATGGTTTGGTATAAAGTAAAAAATGTACGCCGGGCCGCAGAAGGCTACTTGACTAATGATGGTACGGGCGTAATAACGGCGGCTAAAGAAGAGTCGGATAATCAATTATGGGCGTTTACCGGAAATAATATTACGGGAGTGAATATTTATAATAAAGCCAATATGGAAAATGGTGCGAAAATGATTTATTCCGATGGTAAATTCGTAGTAAGTTCTTCTTCTTGGGACGGAGCGTGGAAAATCGACCGGAGAATAGATGATGGCAGTTTCTTCTATGGTATATGTAATGCTAACGGAAGCTATGATAATGATTACAAAATAAATGATTTTATGCATGGAATGCTGGATGGTAATCTTGTATTCTATGGATTTGGGGATTTTGGTTCGCTGTATGAGTTTGAAAAATATGGAACAGATGCGGTAGAAGGTATATCCGCGAATGACGTATTGGTGTATGCAGCGAATGGTATGGTCTTTGTAAAAGGTTCGGATACTCAGGCAAAAATTATTTCAGTATCAGGACAGACAGATGTTTTCAACGCCGATGAACCGTATACTGTTTCTGCAAAAGGTATTTACATTGTTCAAGTTGAAGGTAAAGCATACAAGGTAGCTGTTCAATAA
- a CDS encoding FISUMP domain-containing protein, whose protein sequence is MKTKNYLILLSLLCATSLPGLSADYSITFIGSGAAETVESVDVFNVNTGETKTVQGGGTLVLTPTPEGIEQIGNENGNLRVFGADGKTIVTFQAKQQGDAVVEVFGLDGKKMTGLKQNVSAGENTFDLSLPMGAYVVSVTGKGYAYHTKYLERNNTQVAPAVSYVGKTAKKPVRVQEAPEAVAGTVAMLYNEGDRIIYTGHSGNCSTIVTDVPVSDSEMEFYFVECTDGSGNHYKVVQIGFQIWMAENLKTTKYNDGTDIQLGNSETWSGLSTPAYVVAKEKTYYNWFAASSEKIAPAGGWRIPTVADWDELQGTVEILISGQEQTIASALASTYGWSYKETSNLYTAGDNLLKNNMTGFTATPTGYFNGTTVMDDTSLALFWTADADANPGFPQNAHNAAIFNDYPLIHVASTVKAEGASLRCVMDWE, encoded by the coding sequence ATGAAGACAAAAAATTACTTAATTCTTTTATCATTATTATGCGCAACATCATTACCCGGTTTGAGTGCCGATTATTCGATTACTTTTATCGGGTCAGGTGCAGCCGAGACTGTTGAATCGGTTGATGTATTCAATGTAAATACGGGAGAGACCAAAACCGTACAAGGAGGAGGAACGTTAGTCTTGACTCCTACTCCGGAAGGAATAGAGCAAATTGGCAATGAGAACGGAAACCTTCGTGTATTTGGTGCTGACGGGAAGACGATTGTAACTTTCCAGGCTAAACAACAGGGAGATGCCGTGGTTGAAGTATTCGGATTGGATGGTAAGAAAATGACAGGCCTTAAACAAAATGTTTCGGCAGGAGAAAATACGTTTGATTTGTCATTACCTATGGGTGCGTATGTGGTCAGTGTAACGGGCAAAGGATATGCATACCATACTAAGTATTTGGAACGCAATAATACTCAGGTGGCACCCGCAGTTTCTTATGTAGGTAAGACGGCAAAGAAACCGGTTCGCGTTCAGGAAGCTCCGGAAGCAGTTGCCGGTACGGTTGCAATGCTTTATAATGAAGGAGACCGGATTATCTATACAGGTCATTCGGGAAATTGTTCTACGATAGTTACCGATGTTCCGGTTTCGGACAGCGAAATGGAATTCTATTTTGTAGAATGTACCGACGGCTCGGGTAATCACTATAAGGTAGTTCAGATTGGCTTCCAGATTTGGATGGCTGAAAATCTAAAAACTACGAAATATAATGATGGAACGGATATTCAATTAGGCAACAGCGAAACCTGGAGCGGATTATCTACTCCCGCATATGTCGTGGCAAAAGAAAAGACTTATTATAACTGGTTTGCAGCATCGAGTGAAAAAATAGCCCCTGCAGGAGGTTGGAGGATTCCCACTGTAGCAGATTGGGACGAGTTGCAAGGTACAGTGGAAATTTTGATTTCAGGACAGGAACAGACCATAGCATCGGCATTAGCATCTACTTACGGTTGGTCATATAAAGAAACCAGTAACCTTTATACTGCTGGAGACAATCTTTTAAAGAACAATATGACAGGATTTACCGCAACTCCGACAGGATATTTCAACGGAACTACTGTTATGGACGATACATCTTTAGCTCTTTTCTGGACAGCAGATGCTGACGCAAATCCTGGTTTTCCGCAGAATGCGCATAATGCAGCCATATTTAACGACTATCCTTTGATTCACGTAGCTTCCACTGTCAAGGCAGAGGGAGCCTCTCTTCGGTGTGTTATGGATTGGGAATAA
- a CDS encoding nucleoside hydrolase, with amino-acid sequence MNSYSKIVILMCLGFFLLGCGKKEQQVPVSPVNVIFETDMGNDVDDALALDLLYKYKDEGRVNILAIMLNKDYRYAPEYIDIMGTWYGYPEIPVGILKKGETLDTNDMNFTTKVCMMEENGQPKYERTLTDYESLPDASKLYRKLLSEQPDNSVTVISVGFSTNLVRLLDTPADEYSSLSGSELIAKKVKLLSVMAGCFDKDDYSEYNVLMDIPSAQKVFTEWPTEIVFTPYELGEKILYPGKSIQNDFKWSPKHPMVDGYSMYAEMPYDRPTWDVTAVLYVMEPDSAFFHESPKGFVSIDEKGVSHFKENEQGKHVYLTTTPEQQTRIKDYFVRNITAKPAKYK; translated from the coding sequence ATGAACAGTTATAGCAAAATAGTAATACTTATGTGTCTTGGATTTTTTTTACTGGGATGCGGAAAAAAAGAACAACAAGTACCCGTTTCTCCGGTAAATGTTATTTTCGAGACCGATATGGGAAACGATGTGGACGATGCATTGGCGTTGGATTTATTATATAAATATAAAGACGAAGGTCGTGTAAACATATTGGCGATCATGTTGAACAAGGACTATCGTTATGCTCCTGAATATATTGATATTATGGGAACGTGGTACGGTTATCCGGAGATTCCCGTCGGTATATTGAAGAAAGGGGAAACACTGGATACGAATGATATGAATTTTACGACCAAAGTTTGTATGATGGAAGAAAACGGACAGCCCAAATATGAGAGAACACTTACCGATTATGAATCGCTTCCGGACGCATCGAAACTTTACCGGAAACTATTATCGGAACAGCCTGATAATTCCGTTACTGTTATATCTGTCGGCTTTTCCACCAATCTTGTTCGCTTACTGGATACTCCTGCAGATGAATATTCTTCTTTGAGCGGCTCGGAACTAATTGCCAAAAAAGTAAAATTACTTTCTGTAATGGCCGGTTGTTTTGATAAAGATGACTATTCGGAATATAACGTACTGATGGATATTCCTTCTGCTCAAAAAGTATTTACTGAATGGCCGACTGAAATTGTATTTACTCCGTACGAATTGGGAGAAAAGATTCTTTATCCCGGAAAAAGTATACAGAATGATTTTAAGTGGTCGCCGAAACATCCCATGGTCGATGGATATTCTATGTATGCAGAAATGCCTTATGACCGCCCTACCTGGGATGTTACGGCTGTTTTATATGTAATGGAACCGGACAGTGCTTTTTTTCATGAATCACCGAAAGGATTCGTTTCTATAGATGAAAAAGGAGTCAGCCATTTTAAAGAAAATGAACAAGGCAAACATGTTTACCTGACTACGACTCCTGAGCAACAAACCCGTATAAAAGATTATTTTGTACGGAACATTACAGCTAAACCGGCAAAATATAAATAA